One Meles meles chromosome 11, mMelMel3.1 paternal haplotype, whole genome shotgun sequence DNA segment encodes these proteins:
- the LOC123952600 gene encoding ras and EF-hand domain-containing protein-like: MDEDCDSLALCDPVQRMNCEVDSLPESCFDSGLSTLRDSNEYDSEVEYRHQRALQGSHGTQESFGDDASDVDVPDIRDEETFGAEGVAAILDWKPQGSASEGSVVCSSRKPISALSPQTDVVDGDHKSSSSQKAYKIVLAGDAAVGKSSFLMRLCKNEFRGNTNATLGLEVSPSLTSEEQTAFCCCMMLHARRAFSMFENGWT, translated from the exons ATGGATGAGGACTGTGACTCATTGGCCCTCTGTGACCCTGTGCAGAGGATGAATTGTGAGGTGGACAGCCTTCCCGAGAGCTGCTTTGACAGTGGCTTGTCTACCCTGAGAGACTCCAACGAATATGACTCCGAGGTGGAATACAGGCACCAGAGGGCACTTCAGGGGTCACACGGCACGCAGGAGAGCTTTGGGGATGATGCTTCAGATGTAGAC GTTCCTGATATAAGGGATGAAGAGACGTTTGGTGCCGAAGGTGTGGCTGCCATCTTAGACTGGAAACCCCAGGGGTCCGCTAGTGAGGGCAGCGTCGTCTGTTCTTCAAGAAAGCCCATCTCAGCTCTGTCACCACAG ACAGACGTGGTGGATGGCGACCATAAATCTTCCAGCTCACAGAAGGCTTACAAGATTGTGCTTGCTGGGGATGCTGCAGTGGGGAAGTCTAGTTTCCTCATGAGGCTCTGCAAGAATGAATTTCGAGGAAATACAAATGCCACCCTGG GTTTAGAAGTATCGCCAAGTCTTACTTCAGAAGAGCAGACGGCGTTCTGCTGTTGTATGATGTTACATGCGAGAAGAGCTTTCTCAATGTTCGAGAATGGGTGGACATGA